The Balneolales bacterium ANBcel1 DNA window AAAAAGACTAAATAATTTAATCGTATTATTGCTTTGGGCATAAAATGTTAATATAATTCCCCGGTCATCTTGTAAACATTAATCAGACCGAGGAGTTACTTATGAGGAAGATGTACACACGTAAGGTTCTTTTATTCACCCTTGCACTGGGGCTGTTGCCGGTGATGCCGGCGGCGGCGCAGGTCAATCTGGATCTGGATATCATGAGTCGTTTTGTGTGGAGGGGCGCGGAATTTGGCGGTTCTCCCAGTATCCAACCGGGGCTTTCATACACGATTGGCGGTCTTGAGGTCGGGACCTGGGCAGCGATCGCCACAACAGGAGATCCGGACGGCTACGAAGTCGACTGGTTTGCAGCCTACACGTTCGGGACCGATGCCGGTGATTTTACCGTCAGTATTTCGGATTATTCGTTTCCGGTACCGGGCGAGGACTATTTTAGTTCGGATGCCCATTTTGTGGAGGCCGGACTTGAGTATTCGGGAATCGCTGGCACACCGTTTTCGCTGTTCGGGGGGGTGTTTCTCACAGACAATGACAACAATTCCGTCTACCTGGAGCTGGGTTACGATGCCGATCCCATCCACCTGTTCTTCGGTATGACACCGGCCGAGTCGGATATGTACGCAACGTCCGGACCCGCTGTGATCAACGTGGGATTTGGTTCGGGCAGGACTGTCCAGGTTTCCGATACCTTCAGTTTCGACATCTCTTATGATGTCATCCTGAATCCCTATGCAGAAGATCTCTTTTTTCTTGTTGGGATCAGTTTCTGATCTTCAGACGTCACTTTTGGGTTGATACCCGGTCTACGACCCGCCATTTCGGCATTTCGGCGGACACAGACACAGCAGTGATATAGCAATATGATACATTGAGGTCAATGAGAGGGGGTGGTGTCCGATGTCGGACGCTTCCCCCTTGTCATTTTTTGAACAGGTTTGACAGGATGAACCATATGTTCTCCTTCCGCTCTCTGAGCCGCCGGCTGAAATAGGGCAGCCACATTACACCATAAGGTACATAAACGCGAACCTTGTACCCCTCACTGACCAGCTGCTCGCAGGTATTGAGCCGGAGTCCGTACAGCATTTGAAATTCGATGCGCTCTTTCGGAATGTTATTCTCTGAAATGTGCTTGCGGGTCCATTCAATCAACTGGTCGTCATGGGTCGCTATCCGGGTAAACGGGGTGGAAGCGATCAGCCGGGCCGCGTATTCTTTGAAAACCGCCCGGATGTCAGCCATGTTCTGATAGGCTATCTGTGACGCCTCCTTGTAGGCACCCTTGCATAACCGCACATCCGCGTTAAGTTCGGCCAGCTTGTCAATGTCTTCCCGTGTTCTGTGAAGATAGGCCTGTATTACGATACCGACATGATCCCCGAACTGTTCTTTTGCCTCATGGTAGATGTCGAGGGTTTGCTGTGTGTAAGCCGACCCTTCCATATCAATACGCACAAATTGACCGTGTTTCCGGGACTGTTCCAGCAGGGTGAACAGGTTATCTCTGCAATACTGTGGATCGATATCCAGCCCCATCATGGTCAATTTAACAGAAATGGTGGCATCAAGGCCGGCCTCGTTGATTTCATCCAGCAGCTTGCAATAACTCCGGGTTGTTTCCTCAGCCATCGATCGATCAGTGACATTTTCACCGAGCAGGTCCAGTGTCACGGCGATACCTTTATCATTCAACTCTCTGACCTTGGGGGCTGTTTGGGAAAAGTCTTCTCCGGCCACGAACCGCCTGGCAATAAAAAACGGTAATCTCATCCTTTGACTGATTGCAGTGTTAGTAAATGGTTTGTGCATGACAACTATGACAACAACCACGCTTTTTGCCCGACAGGGTGCCTGATGCATGGGGGTAACGCTGCGGTCAAAATACGCAGGGATACTTAAAAAAAAAGCCGGGTAAACCGATAAACGGCTACAGACCGTCATCATGTTCTCATTCCACTGTCGGAATAAGTCGCCATGTTGCGGGTTTGAAATGGATCAGCCATATAGGCAACCGGGGACCGGCCGGGAAGCCGAAACCTGCCACGGTGGACACCATCTGACTATCTTGTAGCAGATTTGAGGAATTCTTATATTGGGCGCTTCCGATTGAGCCGTTTCAAGGAATCAAAAAATGAAGGCAGTGCGCAGGATGATCGGTGCGCATTACATCTAATCGTCGAAAATGGACTTTTTTTCGCTTGCACTAATTATAGTTTTTGTTCTTCTGAGCCTGTCGCTCCTGCTGTCACTTATCAGGGTTATTGTTGGCCCAACATTGCCGGATCGAGTTGTTGCGCTTGATCTTATCGCGTTTATCGTAATCAGCCTGATCGCTGCATATTCCATCTCATCAGGTCATCCTGTCTATCTTGATGTTGCTATCGTACTGGCGCTGATTGCATTTCTTGGAACCATCGCTTTTGCCCGGTATGTAGTGCAGCGGGTTGAGAAAACCGAAAAAGAGGGAGAAAATGCTTGAATTTGTAGCAGGTGTCCTGTTGATCGGCGGCGGTTTTTTTGTGCTTGTTGCGGCGGTTGGCGTATTGCGCCTTCCGGATATTTTGATGCGCATGCACGCCTCAACCAAAGCCGGAACACTAGGTGCCGGACTCATACTGCTGGCTGTTGCTTTTACTTATGGTGAACTTGGAATCGTGTCCAGAGCGGTTGCAACTATTGTTTTTATCCTTTTAACGGCTCCCGTAGCCGCCCACGCCATCGGGCGTGCCGCTTACAAGTCCGGTATTCCTTTCTGGAAAGGAACGGTAATCGATGAACTGGAAATATATTATGGCAAGTCCAAAAAAAGTGCAGCGAAACCGGAGAGTAACAGCCAGGACGACTGACTCAGCCTGCCAGACATACCTGTTTTGTGATGAAAGCTTACAACCGTCGTTTCAATCCTTTATTTATGTGTAACATGCTTTTCAGTTCGGGTGCCGTTATACCCGCAGCAACTGGGGCCCTTGCCACCAGGAGGCAGTCATGCTAATTGTCATCGGACTGATTTTTCTCGTTGCTCTGCTGTCGCCGGGAATCCATCGCATTCTGCAGGAAAAAACCGGATGGTTCCTGGCGCTGCTGCCCCTCGGAAGTTTTATCTACCTCCTTTCCTGGCTGCCGGAAATCGCTGCCGGCGGGACAGTGGCCCAGTCGACGACATGGGTTTCCATGGAGTTTTTCGAGGTAAATCTCGCTTTCTATCTCGACGGGCTGAGCCTCATGTTCGGCCTTATCATTACCGGAATCGGTACATTTATTGTCCTCTACGGCAGTGGATACCTGGGCGGTGATGCCTATCTGCCACGCTTTTACATCGCCATCCTGCTTTTTATGGGATCCATGCTCGGGGTGGTTCTGGCGGACAATCTCATCAGCATCTTTGTTTTCTGGGAACTGACCAGCTTCACTTCCTATCTGCTGATCGGCTTCAGCCATGAGCAGGAAAACTCCAGAAAAGCCGCGCTTCAGGCTTTGCTGGTGACCGGTATCGGCGGTCTCGCCCTTCTGGGGGGAATGGTGCTGATGGGCTATGCCTCCGGCCACTGGGAGGTATCGGCTCTGCTTAATGAAGGTGATATTATCCGGGAGCACCCCCACTATCTTGCCATCCTTCTGCTGGTATTGGCTGGTGCATTCACAAAATCGGCCCAGTTCCCCTTCCATTTCTGGCTTCCGGGCGCGATGGCGGCACCCACGCCGGTCAGCGCCTACCTGCACTCCGCCACCATGGTAAAAGCCGGTGTCTATCTTCTTGCCAGGATGCACCCGGTTCTGGGCTTCACCGAAACCTGGATGATCCTTGTGGGAGGATTTGGCCTGGCCACTCTCCTGATTAGTGCCTGGCTGTCTTTGAGCTTCACCGATCTGAAACAGATTCTGGCCTACTCAACAGTGATGGCGCTCGGAACAATGATGATGCTTATAGGCCTTGGTACCGAAATAGCCATGCAGGGGCTGGCGGTCTATATCCTTTCCCATGCCATGTACAAGGGTGCCCTCTTTATGGTGGCCGGCGCGATCGACCACGAAGCCGGGACCCGTGATGTCCGCAGGCTCGGCGGTCTTCGCGGACTCATGCCCATTTCCGCAGTTGCGGCAGGTCTTGCCGCTCTCTCCATGGCCGGCATTCCACCCCTTTTCGGCTTCATCGCCAAGGAACTGGTGTATGAAGCAGCCCTGGAATCTGCTCTGGCCCCGATTCTGTTCATTTCACTTGCCGTACTTGCCAATATGGCGATCGTTGCGGCATCGGCCATTGTGGTTCTCCGACCGTTCTTCGGCAAAGCTGTTGAAACGCCCAAAAAGGCGCATGAAGCCCCCCTTTCCATGTGGGCAGGGCCCCTGACTCTGGCTGTCCTTAGTGTGCTTTTCGGAGTGTTGCCGTTCCTGGTGGACAAAAGTCTGATGCTGCCGGCCGCCAGCGGCGTCTGGGGTGAACCGCTTGATTTTTATCTTTCGCTCTGGCACGGCATCAACCTGCCCCTGATTCTCAGTATTGCCACACTGGCGGGTGGCCTGCTGATTTACAAAGTCTGGGATCCCCTCAGGGAATCGGCTCCCATGAAAACCTACCAGGCAGGATTCGCCCATGTACCGGTCAAAGCCTATGAGGGTCTGGTAAACGGAATGCTCGGCCTGGCAGGGTGGCAGACACGGGTACTCCAGAACGGACTAATTTCCAACTACCTGCTAACCATCATCATAACAGCGGTAGTTGCCATAGGATATACTTTCCTGAGCCGGTCCGGGATCATTTTTAACCCGGACTTTTCGGATGTCCATGTGTACGAATGGACCCTGTCCCTGGCAGTGCTGGTTTCCCTCGGCATTATGCTTACATTCGGAAAATCGCGACTGACCATGATCGTGGCCGCCGGTATTGTCGGATTCAGCCTTGCGCTAATTTATCTCATCCACGGTGCCGCCGATCTGGCCATGACCCAGGTGCTGGTGGAAACACTGACCGTTATTCTTGTTGTGCTGGTGCTTATCCACGTCCCGAAACTCCGGGAAATACGCAGCACCGCCTCCAGGTTCAGGGATGGCATAATTGCAGCCTCTGCCGGCGTACTTATGACCCTGCTCATTTTTGCAGCCACCGCAGCGCCGTTTGATGACTTTATCTCCAAATTTTATGCAGATGCCAGTTATCCGCTGGCACACGGCCGGAATATCGTTAACGTGATTCTTGTTGACTTCCGGGCACTTGATACCATGGGCGAGGTGGTTGTAGTTGCCATTGCCGGTATCGCCGTCTATGCACTGGTTAAGATGACCCGCGCCGGAACTTCCACTGCCAATAAGGAGTCATGAGTCTTCGGCCGAATCCGACCATACACACCCGTGGCCATGTGCCGCTGGAGCCGACTAAATGCCCGTTTCCGACGCAAAGCGAGGCGGCACCGGAATTGAAGGCAGCTGCCGGCTGAAGGGAATCATCGCAAGGTTACATAAGAAAAGTTTTTAAATCACTGAAGTAATGAAAAGTCTGATCCTAAATACAGCTACCCGCCTGATGATCGGCGTGCTGGTGCTGTTTTCTCTTTTTCTTTTCTTCCGCGGACACGATGAGCCCGGTGGCGGATTTATCGGCGGGCTTGTCGGTGCCGGCGCATTTACCCTGTATGCCATCGCTTTCGGAACCGAAGCCACCAGAAAAGTGCTCAAAATCCATCCGATCACACTCATCGCGTATGGCCTCGTCGCTCTGGTGATCAGCGGCCTGATTCCGATGTTTGTCGGCGAGCCGTTCCTGACCGGCAAGTGGCTCTTCCTGGAAATCGGCAACACGGAATGGAAACTGAGCAGCCCCCTGATTTTCGACATCGGGGTTTACCTGTGTGTCGTCGGCTTTATAGTAGCCGTGATTTTTGCACTGGAAGAGGAACCTTTGATCAATACCTGACCAATACTTTTATGGAAACCATTCTTCCAATTTTAGCAGGCGCGATTTTCGCTTCAGGCATCTATCTGCTGCTGAGGCAAAGCACGATTCTGACCATCATCGGAATCATTCTCATCAGCAATTCCGTGAACCTGGCACTGTTTTCGCTCGGACGCATTTCAACCGAAAACCCGCCCCTTGTTGCGGCCGGGAGCACCATTCCCGAAGCGCCTTTTGCCAATCCGCTGCCCCAGGCTCTTATTCTCACCGCCATTGTTATCGGCTTCGGTCTGCTTGCCTTTGCGTTGGCGCTAGCATACCGAAGCTATAAGGAGCTGGGTACGGTCGATCAGGATCAAATGCTCAAGGATCCCGAAGACACATCCGCAGCCATTGTAACTGACTCAGAAACCCCCGAAAATAGAGAAGCATGAACGGTTTGCTTGTACTACCTGTAGCGATTCCCCTCATTACCGCGACCCTGGCGCTGCTCTTCCGCAAATCATCCGCAATGCAGCGCTGGATCGGTGTGGCCGGTATGGTTGTCCTGCTGGTTTCGGTGCTGATTCTTTTTCGTGATGTCTATGTAGACGGTATCCAGGTGCTTCAGCTGGGGAACTGGGATGCTCCCTTCGGAATTACGCTGGTCGCCGATCTGCTCAGTATGCTTATGCTGGGCATCTCGGCAGTGATGGGGCTTATTATCGCCATTTATTCCATATATGACATTGACAAGCAACGAGAGCAGTTTGGCTACTATCCGCTGCTGCATGTGCTGCTGATGGGTGTCAACGGCAGCTTCCTGACAGGCGATGTCTTCAACCTCTATGTCTGGTTCGAGGTCATGCTGATCGCCAGTTTTATTTTGCTGGCACTCGGAAACAGCCGCAACCAGCTTCAGGGCGCGCTCAAATATGTGATCATCAACCTCTTTTCGTCGCTGATTTTCCTGTTCGGCGTGGCCATGCTTTATGGAATGACCGGCACGCTTAACATGGCCGACCTGGCTGTCCGCCTTCCGGAAGTGGAAAATGTCGGGCTGGTGACTACAGTGGCCATGATCTTCCTGGTCTCCTTTGGTATCAAAGCCGCGATCTTTCCACTCTTCTTCTGGCTGCCGGCCTCCTATCACACTCCGCCGGTTGCGATATCGGCGATCTTCGGCGGACTCCTTACCAAGGTCGGGGTGTATGCCCTCATTCGTGTTTTTACCCTGCTGTTCACCCAGGATGTGGGATATACGCACACCATTCTAATCTGGGTTGCCGGTTTCACCATGGTCACCGGCGTACTCGGTGCCGCATCCCATTTTGAGTTCCGGAAAATCCTCTCCTTCCATATTGTGAGCCAGATCGGATACATGATCATGGGACTGGCATTTAACACCGCGCTCGGCCTGATGGGTGCCATTTTCTATGTGCTGCACAATATTTTGGCCAAGTCCAACCTCTTCCTTATCAGCGGAATCGCCCAGCGCCTTACGGGGACGTTTGAACTCAAACAGATGGGCGGGCTCTACAAGCATTACCCCTTCCTTGCCGTCCTGTTCCTGATTTCCGCGTTTGCACTGGCTGGATTTCCCCCGCTCTCCGGGTTCTGGGCCAAACTGACCCTTGTGAAGGCCGGATTGTCACTGGAAGCATATGTTATCACTGCCGTTGCAATACTGGTCGGACTGCTGACCCTCTTTTCCATGACCAAGATCTGGATGAGTGCCTTCTGGGGCACGGTTCCTGAAAAGGGAGTGCCGGAACATTTCGGCAAGATGCCGCTGTTCGGTGCCGGCAACCTGTATATTATGGTTGTGCCGGTAATGATTGTTGCCGGATTGATCATTCTGGTCGGTTTCTATGCGCAGCCCTTGCTGGAAGTTTGTCTCGGCGCCGCAGAGCAGTTGCTGGATCCATCCCAATACATCGAAGCTGTTCTGGGTCCGCAGTAACCACACATTCAGATGAACACACCACACCGGATGTAAACAATGAAAGTTTTTCTATTTAATATTCTGCTGGCGCTCATATGGACCGCGGTGACCGCGAATTTTTCATTCGGGAATTTCCTTATCGGACTGATTCTCGGCTACGCCGTATTGCTGGTTGTGGGTCCGGCCCTTGATGGAGGGAAATACACCCTGCGTGTCTGGAAGTCGTTTACCCTGCTGCTCTATTTTCTAAAGGAGCTGTTTGTGTCAAGTGTGCGGGTGGCGATCGATGTCATGAAACCCCGGTTTAAAATGAAGTCGGGTGTCGTCGATATTCCGCTTGATGTGAAAAGCGATCTTGAGATTACCCTTCTTGCCAACATGATTTCGCTGACTCCCGGCACCCTGAGCCTCGAGGTTTCGGATGATCGGAAAGAGCTTTTTATACACGCCATGTACATTGATGAAGGGGTTGAAGAGGTAAAGCAGTCCATCAAAAACGGCATGGAGCGGAGAATCCGGGAAATATCCGGTAGCTGAGAATGTGTCAGGAACCGCTGTGTACGTATGGTCGTTGTAACTAAGGCAACGCAGCCTGTATCTTGACACCATGGAAGAACCAGAAACCCGGATCCCTTCAACAGAAACAAAATCGCTCTCCCCTGTCATCATAAGAGGAGCACGTGTCCACAATCTGAAAAATGTGGACGTATCCATTCCCCGCAACAAGCTAACGGTTGTCACGGGCGTTAGCGGCTCCGGAAAATCAAGCCTGGCCTTCGACACCATTTATGCTGAAGGCCAGCGTCGTTATGTAGAGAGCCTTTCGAGCTATGCGCGTCAGTTTCTGGAGCGCATGGACAAGCCGGATGTTGATTTCATGCAGGGAATTTCTCCGGCCATGGCAATCCAGCAAAAAAACACCACGCACAACCCGAGATCGACGGTAGGAACCACCACGGAGATCTACGATTACATGCGCCTGCTATTTGCACGTGTCGGTCATACCATATCGCCGGTATCGGGCGAGCCGGTCAGGAAAGAGACCCCTCAGTCGGTTGCCGACCATGTGATCAATCGACTGGAGGAGAAGCAGCGTTTTTACGTGCTGTTTGGTGTCAGTATGGAGAAAAACAAGAAAATGCGTGAAGAGCTGGAGGTGTTTCGGCAGAAAGGGTTCAACCGCATTTTGCTGCCCGGTGAAAAGATGGTTGATCTGAGCCGGGATGAAGTGAATCTTCGAAAGTACCAGTCGGGGGATGTCCGTGTGGTGGTCGACCGCCTGGCGGTCAAAAAGGATGACGATGAATTCCGGACACGTTTGGTGGATTCGGTGGAAGCCGCTTTTCTGGAAGGCCGGGGCCGCTGTTATATTAAAGTGCACGAGGGTGACGAGCTCTATTTCAGCGACAGGTTTGAACGGGACGGGATCCGCTTCACGGAGCCGACGCCCCAGATGTTCTCTTTTAACAATCCGTTTGGTGCCTGCCGTAGCTGCGAAGGATTCGGTCGGGTACAGGGCATCGACGAGGACAAGGTTGTGCCCGACCCGGAACTCTCCATACGCAGCGGAGCCATTGCGCCGTTCAGCTCTCCGAAATTCAATCACAACCTGAAGCTGCTCATCAAGGTCGCCGCCCGTTACAGCCTTCCGATAGATGAGCCGTACCGCACTCTGTCAAAAGAGGTCAAGCAGATTCTCTGGCATGGCAAGGACGAATATCCCGGCATACACAGTGTCTTTGAAAGCATCAGAAGTGAATTCTACAAGGTGCACATGCGTGTGTTTTACGCGCGTTACCGGGGGTATTCCAACTGCCCGGAGTGTGATGGGTACCGGGTCCGGAAAGACGCCCTCTATGTCAAGATCGCCGGTCTGCATGTCGGACAGATCTCGGAGATGACGATCGGCCATGCCCGCGAATTTTTTGAAGGGATTAAACTCAGTGATTATGAAACGGAGGTGGGCGGCCAGATTTTGTATGAAATTCGCAAGAGGCTCCGGTACCTGGATGAAGTGGGGCTGCATTACATCACGCTGAACCGCCTGACCAACACGCTGAGCGGTGGCGAGGCGCAGCGTATCAACCTGGCCAATGCCCTCGGCAGCTCGCTGATCGGCAGTCTGTATGTTCTGGATGAACCTACCATCGGCCTCCATCCGCGTGACAACGACCGCCTCATCCGTATTCTGAAATCCCTTCGCGACATCGGAAATACCGTGCTTGTGGTGGAACATGATCCGGAGATGATCCGCGCGGCCGACCACATACTGGATATCGGACCTTTTGCCGGCATTCACGGTGGCGAAGTTTGCTTTTCCGGCAGCTATCCGGAGCTTCTTGCATCAAAGACACTGACGGGCAAGTACCTGAATGGCAGTAAATCCATCCCGGTGCCCGCCAGGAGGCGCAAAGGAAGCGGCCGCGAAATCGTGCTCGAAGGAGCCTCGGAACACAATCTGAAAGGGGTGAACGTTCGGTTTCCGCTGGGAAAGCTGGTCAGTGTGACCGGCGTGAGCGGATCCGGAAAAACGACCTTGGTGCATCGGACTCTCTACGCCGGAATCATGAAAGAGCTGGGTGTCTATAATGATAAAGTCGGCCGTTACCGGTCATTGAAGGGACTTCACCATATTGACGCGGTGGAGATGGTCGATCAGGCGCCGATCGGCCGTTCAAGCCGGTCGAATCCGGCTACGTATACCAAGGCGTTTGACGGCATCCGTGAGGTCTTTTCCCGAACCAGAGAGGCGAAAATCATGGGCCATACGGCAGGTCATTTTTCCTTCAATGTACCCGGTGGACGCTGTGAAACCTGTCAGGGTGAAGGGGTGC harbors:
- a CDS encoding Na+/H+ antiporter subunit D, producing MNGLLVLPVAIPLITATLALLFRKSSAMQRWIGVAGMVVLLVSVLILFRDVYVDGIQVLQLGNWDAPFGITLVADLLSMLMLGISAVMGLIIAIYSIYDIDKQREQFGYYPLLHVLLMGVNGSFLTGDVFNLYVWFEVMLIASFILLALGNSRNQLQGALKYVIINLFSSLIFLFGVAMLYGMTGTLNMADLAVRLPEVENVGLVTTVAMIFLVSFGIKAAIFPLFFWLPASYHTPPVAISAIFGGLLTKVGVYALIRVFTLLFTQDVGYTHTILIWVAGFTMVTGVLGAASHFEFRKILSFHIVSQIGYMIMGLAFNTALGLMGAIFYVLHNILAKSNLFLISGIAQRLTGTFELKQMGGLYKHYPFLAVLFLISAFALAGFPPLSGFWAKLTLVKAGLSLEAYVITAVAILVGLLTLFSMTKIWMSAFWGTVPEKGVPEHFGKMPLFGAGNLYIMVVPVMIVAGLIILVGFYAQPLLEVCLGAAEQLLDPSQYIEAVLGPQ
- the mnhG gene encoding monovalent cation/H(+) antiporter subunit G; amino-acid sequence: MLEFVAGVLLIGGGFFVLVAAVGVLRLPDILMRMHASTKAGTLGAGLILLAVAFTYGELGIVSRAVATIVFILLTAPVAAHAIGRAAYKSGIPFWKGTVIDELEIYYGKSKKSAAKPESNSQDD
- a CDS encoding cation:proton antiporter — encoded protein: MDFFSLALIIVFVLLSLSLLLSLIRVIVGPTLPDRVVALDLIAFIVISLIAAYSISSGHPVYLDVAIVLALIAFLGTIAFARYVVQRVEKTEKEGENA
- a CDS encoding NADH-quinone oxidoreductase subunit K, with protein sequence METILPILAGAIFASGIYLLLRQSTILTIIGIILISNSVNLALFSLGRISTENPPLVAAGSTIPEAPFANPLPQALILTAIVIGFGLLAFALALAYRSYKELGTVDQDQMLKDPEDTSAAIVTDSETPENREA
- a CDS encoding putative monovalent cation/H+ antiporter subunit A, which codes for MLIVIGLIFLVALLSPGIHRILQEKTGWFLALLPLGSFIYLLSWLPEIAAGGTVAQSTTWVSMEFFEVNLAFYLDGLSLMFGLIITGIGTFIVLYGSGYLGGDAYLPRFYIAILLFMGSMLGVVLADNLISIFVFWELTSFTSYLLIGFSHEQENSRKAALQALLVTGIGGLALLGGMVLMGYASGHWEVSALLNEGDIIREHPHYLAILLLVLAGAFTKSAQFPFHFWLPGAMAAPTPVSAYLHSATMVKAGVYLLARMHPVLGFTETWMILVGGFGLATLLISAWLSLSFTDLKQILAYSTVMALGTMMMLIGLGTEIAMQGLAVYILSHAMYKGALFMVAGAIDHEAGTRDVRRLGGLRGLMPISAVAAGLAALSMAGIPPLFGFIAKELVYEAALESALAPILFISLAVLANMAIVAASAIVVLRPFFGKAVETPKKAHEAPLSMWAGPLTLAVLSVLFGVLPFLVDKSLMLPAASGVWGEPLDFYLSLWHGINLPLILSIATLAGGLLIYKVWDPLRESAPMKTYQAGFAHVPVKAYEGLVNGMLGLAGWQTRVLQNGLISNYLLTIIITAVVAIGYTFLSRSGIIFNPDFSDVHVYEWTLSLAVLVSLGIMLTFGKSRLTMIVAAGIVGFSLALIYLIHGAADLAMTQVLVETLTVILVVLVLIHVPKLREIRSTASRFRDGIIAASAGVLMTLLIFAATAAPFDDFISKFYADASYPLAHGRNIVNVILVDFRALDTMGEVVVVAIAGIAVYALVKMTRAGTSTANKES
- a CDS encoding Na+/H+ antiporter subunit E; protein product: MKVFLFNILLALIWTAVTANFSFGNFLIGLILGYAVLLVVGPALDGGKYTLRVWKSFTLLLYFLKELFVSSVRVAIDVMKPRFKMKSGVVDIPLDVKSDLEITLLANMISLTPGTLSLEVSDDRKELFIHAMYIDEGVEEVKQSIKNGMERRIREISGS
- a CDS encoding Na+/H+ antiporter subunit B, which produces MKSLILNTATRLMIGVLVLFSLFLFFRGHDEPGGGFIGGLVGAGAFTLYAIAFGTEATRKVLKIHPITLIAYGLVALVISGLIPMFVGEPFLTGKWLFLEIGNTEWKLSSPLIFDIGVYLCVVGFIVAVIFALEEEPLINT
- the uvrA gene encoding excinuclease ABC subunit UvrA, whose product is MEEPETRIPSTETKSLSPVIIRGARVHNLKNVDVSIPRNKLTVVTGVSGSGKSSLAFDTIYAEGQRRYVESLSSYARQFLERMDKPDVDFMQGISPAMAIQQKNTTHNPRSTVGTTTEIYDYMRLLFARVGHTISPVSGEPVRKETPQSVADHVINRLEEKQRFYVLFGVSMEKNKKMREELEVFRQKGFNRILLPGEKMVDLSRDEVNLRKYQSGDVRVVVDRLAVKKDDDEFRTRLVDSVEAAFLEGRGRCYIKVHEGDELYFSDRFERDGIRFTEPTPQMFSFNNPFGACRSCEGFGRVQGIDEDKVVPDPELSIRSGAIAPFSSPKFNHNLKLLIKVAARYSLPIDEPYRTLSKEVKQILWHGKDEYPGIHSVFESIRSEFYKVHMRVFYARYRGYSNCPECDGYRVRKDALYVKIAGLHVGQISEMTIGHAREFFEGIKLSDYETEVGGQILYEIRKRLRYLDEVGLHYITLNRLTNTLSGGEAQRINLANALGSSLIGSLYVLDEPTIGLHPRDNDRLIRILKSLRDIGNTVLVVEHDPEMIRAADHILDIGPFAGIHGGEVCFSGSYPELLASKTLTGKYLNGSKSIPVPARRRKGSGREIVLEGASEHNLKGVNVRFPLGKLVSVTGVSGSGKTTLVHRTLYAGIMKELGVYNDKVGRYRSLKGLHHIDAVEMVDQAPIGRSSRSNPATYTKAFDGIREVFSRTREAKIMGHTAGHFSFNVPGGRCETCQGEGVQTIEMQFLADIELPCEACGGTRYRKDVLGIRYRGKNIHDVLEMSVSEALEFFVDEKVISNRLQVLEDVGLGYLRLGQSATTLSGGEAQRVKLARYLSRTEKEHVLYFFDEPTTGLHFEDISRLLGSFNRLIDQGHSVIIIEHNLDVIKSSDWVIDVGPEGGFGGGTIVCEGTPEEVAAHPESLTGRFLKKLI
- a CDS encoding proline dehydrogenase family protein, whose protein sequence is MRLPFFIARRFVAGEDFSQTAPKVRELNDKGIAVTLDLLGENVTDRSMAEETTRSYCKLLDEINEAGLDATISVKLTMMGLDIDPQYCRDNLFTLLEQSRKHGQFVRIDMEGSAYTQQTLDIYHEAKEQFGDHVGIVIQAYLHRTREDIDKLAELNADVRLCKGAYKEASQIAYQNMADIRAVFKEYAARLIASTPFTRIATHDDQLIEWTRKHISENNIPKERIEFQMLYGLRLNTCEQLVSEGYKVRVYVPYGVMWLPYFSRRLRERKENIWFILSNLFKK